In one window of Prionailurus bengalensis isolate Pbe53 chromosome B3, Fcat_Pben_1.1_paternal_pri, whole genome shotgun sequence DNA:
- the ARHGEF40 gene encoding LOW QUALITY PROTEIN: rho guanine nucleotide exchange factor 40 (The sequence of the model RefSeq protein was modified relative to this genomic sequence to represent the inferred CDS: inserted 1 base in 1 codon), protein MEPEPVEDCVQSTLAALYPPFEATAPTLLGQVFQVVERTYREDALRYTLDFLVPAKHLLAKVQQEACAQYSGFLFFHEGWPLCLHEQVVVQLAALPWQLLRPGDFYLQVVPSAAQAPRLALKCLAPGGGRVQELPVPNEACAYLFTPEWLQGINKDRPTGRLSTCLLSAPSGIQRLPWAELICPRFVHKGGLMVGHRPSTLPPELPSGPPGLPSPPLPEEALGTRSPGDGHNAPAEGPEGEYVELLEVTLPARGSPTDAEGSSGLSRTRTVPTRKGAGGKGRHRRHRAWMHQKGLGARDQDGARPPGEGSSTGASPGSPPGAEALPEATALEVSESPAETLGESSESCLLRPGEVGGGAGQGAEGPPGTPRRTGKGNRRKKRAAGRGALSRGGDSAPLSPGDKEESSHQEVHVSLPPPNEQELPGCSPVEEEHKGSEKPESELKEELGPADKKESRPPEACGPIEETARKKEQEGPSLVCMAGPTGPEGLPSDPPTPPLEAVQEMKGDSVPEEASSVSISDDPDVAWDLMASGFLVLTGGTDQSGRALLTITPPCPPEEPPPSRDMLSTALHYLHSLLRPDLQILGLSILLDLRKAPPLPPALIPVLSQLQDSGDPPLIQRLLLLTHDDPLTEFYGLQGAELVSESDLKRVAKPEELPWDLGGHREPSPSYWVETHQEVARLCLLCQGVLCSVRQAIEELEGAAEPEGEEAVGMLEPLQKVLADPRLTELQRDGGAILMRLRSTHSSKLEGPGPATLYQEVDEAIHQLVRLSNLHVQEQERRQRLHRLQQVLQWLSGPGEEQLASFAVPGDSLSALQETELQFRAFSTEVQERLAQAREALALEEDTTSQKVLDVFEQRLEQVESGLHRALRLQRFFQQAHEWVNEGSARLAGAGPGREAVLAALALRRAPEPSAGTFQEMRALALDLGSPAALREWGRCRARCQELERRIQQHLGEEASPQGHRRRRADSTSSGGASRGPHSPSPSLSSLLLPSSPGPRAAPSHCSLAPCGEDCEEEGPDLAPEAEGRPPRTVLIRGLEVTSTEVVDRTCSPREHVLLGRAGGPDGPWGVGTPRMERKRSISAQQRLVSELIACEQEYVATLSEPVPPGPELTPELRGAWAAALSTRERLRSFHRTHFLRELQGCATHPLRIGACFLRHGDQFSLYAQYVKHRHKLENGLAALGPPTKGSTESGPYLPRALQQPLEQLARYGRLLEELLREAGPELSSERQALGAAVQLLREQETRGRDLLAVEAVRGCETDLKEQGQLLHRDPFTVICGRKKCLRHVFLFEHLLLFSKLKGAEGGXETFVYKQAFKTADMGLTENIGDSGLCFELWFRRRRAREAYTLQAASPEIKLKWTSSIAQLLWRQAAHNKELRVQQMVSMGIGNKPFLDIKALGERTLSALLTGRAARTRASVAVSSFEHAGPSLPGLSPGACSLPARVEEEAWDLDVKQISLAPETLDSSGDVSPGPRNSPSLQPPHPGSSTPTLASGGILGLSRQSHARALSDPTTPL, encoded by the exons ATG GAGCCCGAGCCAGTGGAAGACTGTGTGCAGAGCACGCTGGCCGCCCTGTACCCGCCCTTCGAGGCAACGGCCCCCACACTGTTGGGCCAGGTGTTCCAGGTGGTGGAGAGGACTTATCGGGAGGATGCGCTGAGGTACACGCTGGACTTCCTGGTGCCCGCCAAGCACCTGCTTGCCAAGGTCCAGCAGGAAGCCTGT gCCCAGTACAGCGGTTTCCTCTTCTTCCATGAGGGCTGGCCCCTCTGCCTGCACGAGCAGGTGGTGGTGCAGCTTGCAGCCCTGCCCTGGCAGCTGCTACGTCCAGGAGACTTCTACCTGCAAGTGGTGCCCTCAGCAGCCCAAGCACCCCGCCTGGCACTCAAGTGCTTGGCCCCAGGGGGCGGGCGGGTACAGGAGTTGCCTGTGCCCAATGAGGCCTGTGCCTACCTATTCACACCTGAGTGGCTACAAGGCATCAATAAGGACCGGCCAACAGGTCGCCTCAGTACTTGCTTACTATCTGCGCCCTCTGGCATTCAGCGGCTGCCCTGGGCAGAGCTCATCTGCCCACGATTTGTGCACAAAGGAGGCCTCATGGTTGGACATCGGCCAAGCACACTGCCCCCCGAGCTGCCCTCTGGACCCCCAGGGCTCCCCAGCCCTCCACTCCCTGAGGAGGCCCTGGGCACCCGGAGTCCTGGGGATGGGCACAATGCCCCCGCTGAAGGACCCGAGGGCGAGTACGTGGAGCTGCTGGAAGTGACACTGCCTGCGAGGGGGAGCCCCACAGATGCTGAGGGCTCCTCGGGCCTCTCCAGGACCCGGACGGTACCCACCCGAAAGGGTGCTGGAGGAAAGGGCCGGCACAGGAGACACCGGGCCTGGATGCACCAGAAGGGTCTGGGGGCCCGGGACCAGGATGGGGCACGCCCACCTGGTGAGGGAAGCAGCACTGGAGCCTCCCCTGGGTCTCCCCCTGGAGCTGAGGCTCTCCCAGAAGCGACAGCCCTAGAGGTATCTGAGTCTCCAGCAGAGACATTGGGGGAATCCTCTGAATCTTGCTTACTGAGGCCAGGGGaggttgggggaggagcaggccaGGGGGCTGAAGGACCACCCGGCACCCCTCGGAGAACAGGcaaaggaaacaggagaaagaaacGTGCTGCAGGCAGAGGGGCTCTTAGCCGAGGAGGGGACAGTGCTCCACTGAGCCCTGGGGACAAGGAAGAGTCCAGCCATCAGGAAGTCCATGTCAGTCTGCCCCCGCCAAATGAGCAGGAGCTTCCAGGATGCAGCCCGGTTGAGGAGGAgcacaaaggctcagagaagccagAGTCTGAGCTGAAAGAGGAGCTCGGACCAGCAGACAAAAAAGAGTCTCGGCCCCCAGAAGCCTGTGGACCTATAGAAGAGACGGCCAGAAAGAAGGAGCAGGAGGGCCCCAGCCTAGTATGCATGGCAG GACCCACAGGTCCAGAAGGGCTTCCATCAGACCCACCAACACCACCCTTGGAGGCTGTGCAGGAAATGAAAGGGGACAGTGTCCCAGAAGAGGCCTCTTCAGTCTCCATCTCTGATGACCCGGATGTAGCTTGGGACTTGATGGCATCTGGATTCCTTGTCCTGACTG GAGGGACGGACCAGAGTGGGCGAGCTCTGCTGACCATTACCCCACCATGCCCTCCTGAAGAACCCCCACCCTCTCGAGACATGCTGAGCACTGCTCTTCATTACCTCCACTCATTGCTCAG GCCTGATCTCCAGATATTGGGGCTGTCCATCCTGCTGGACCTTCGAAAGGCACCCCCACTGCCTCCAGCACTCATTCCTGTTCTAAGTCAACTTCAG GACTCAGGAGACCCTCCTCTCATTCAGCGTCTGCTGCTTCTCACTCATGATGACCCTCTGACTGAATTCTATGGACTTCAG GGCGCTGAGTTGGTGTCAGAAAGTGATCTGAAAAGAGTGGCCAAGCCAGAGGAGCTGCCGTGGGACTTGGGAGGTCACAGGGAACCCTCGCCCAGCTACTGGGTAGAGACACACCAG gaaGTAGCAAGGCTGTGCCTCCTGTGTCAAGGTGTGCTGTGCTCTGTGCGGCAAGCCATTGAGGAGCTGGAGGGAGCCGCAGAGCCAGAAGGAGAG GAGGCTGTAGGAATGCTTGAGCCCCTACAGAAGGTGCTGGCAGATCCCCGACTGACGGAGCTGCAGAGGGATGGGGGAGCCATCCTGATGAGGCTGCGCTCCACCCATAGCAGCAA GCTGGAGGGCCCTGGCCCCGCTACACTGTACCAGGAGGTGGATGAAGCCATTCACCAGCTCGTGCGCCTCTCCAACCTGCATGTACAAGAGCAGGAGCGGAGGCAGCGTCTACACCGACTCCAGCAG GTGCTACAGTGGCTCTCAGGCCCTGGGGAGGAGCAGCTAGCAAGCTTTGCTGTGCCTGGGGACTCCCTGTCTGCCCTGCAAGAGACAGAGCTACAGTTCCGGGCTTTCAGCACTGAGGTTCAg GAGCGCCTGGCCCAGGCCCGGGAGGCCTTGGCCCTGGAGGAGGACACCACCTCCCAGAAGGTTCTGGATGTCTTTGAACAGCGGCTGGAGCAGGTTGAGAGTGGCCTCCATCGGGCCCTGCGGCTACAGCGCTTCTTCCAGCAG GCacatgaatgggtgaatgaaggTTCTGCTCGGCTGGCAGGAGCGGGACCGGGTCGGGAGGCAGTGCTAGCAGCCCTGGCCCTGCGGCGGGCCCCGGAGCCGAGCGCCGGCACCTTCCAGGAGATGCGGGCCCTGGCCTTGGACCTGGGCAGCCCTGCAGCCCTGCGAGAATGGGGCCGCTGCCGGGCCCGCTGCCAAGAGCTGGAGAGGAGGATTCAGCAACACCTGGGAGAGGAGGCGAGTCCACAGGGCCACCGGCGACGACGGGCAGACAGCACCAGCAGTGGAGGGGCCTCCCGGGGCCCCCACAGCCCCTCGCCCAGCCTTAGCTCCCTGCTGCTCCCCAGCAGCCCTGGGCCACGTGCAGCCCCATCCCATTGCTCCCTGGCGCCCTGTGGGGAGGACTGTGAAGAGGAGGGCCCTGACTTGGCTCCAGAGGCAGAGGGCAGGCCTCCAAGGACCGTGCTGATCCGAGGCCTGGAAGTCACCAGTACTGAGGTGGTCGACAGGACATGCTCACCCCGGGAACATGTGCTGCTGGGCCGAGCTGGAGGTCCAGATGGGCCCTGGGGAGTAGGCACCCCCCGGATGGAGCGCAAGCGAAGCATCAG CGCCCAGCAGCGTCTGGTGTCTGAGCTGATTGCCTGTGAGCAAGAGTACGTGGCCACCTTGAGTGAGCCAGTGCCACCTGGGCCTGAGCTGACTCCtgaactgaggggcgcctgggctgcCGCCCTGAGTACGCGGGAGAGGCTTCGCAGCTTCCACCGGACACATTTCCTACGGGAGCTTCAGGGCTGCGCCACCCACCCCCTGCGCATTGGGGCCTGCTTTCTTCGCCAC GGGGACCAGTTCAGCCTTTATGCCCAGTATGTGAAGCACCGACACAAACTGGAGAATGGTTTGGCTGCACTTGGCCCCCCAACCAAG GGCTCCACAGAGAGTGGCCCTTACCTGCCCCGCGCCCTGCAGCAGCCCCTGGAGCAGCTTGCTCGGTATGGGCGGCTCCTGGAGGAGCTCCTAAGGGAAGCTGGGCCTGAACTGAGTTCTGAGCGCCAGGCTCTTGGGGCTGCCGTGCAGCTGCTCCGGGAACAGGAGACCCGTGGCAGAGACTTGCTGGCCGTGGAGGCAGTGCGTGGCTGCGAG ACAGATCTGAAGGAGCAGGGACAGCTCCTGCACCGGGACCCCTTCACTGTCATCTGTGGTCGAAAGAAGTGCCTTCGCCATGTCTTTCTCTTTGAGCATCTCCTCCTGTTCAGCAAGCTTAAGGGCGCTGAGGGGG CAGAGACCTTTGTTTACAAGCAGGCCTTTAAG ACTGCTGACATGGGGCTAACAGAAAACATCGGTGACAGCGGCCTCTGCTTTGAGTTGTGGTTTCGGCGGCGGCGTGCACGAGAGGCATACACTCTGCAGGCAGCCTCACCAGAGATCAAACTCAAGTGGACCAGTTCTATTGCTCAGCTGCTGTGGAGACAAGCAGCCCACAACAAGG AGCTCCGAGTGCAGCAGATGGTCTCCATGGGCATTGGGAATAAACCCTTCCTGGACATCAAAGCCCTTGGGGAGCGGACGCTGAGTGCCTTGCTCACTGGAAGAG CCGCCCGCACCCGGGCTTCCGTGGCCGTGTCATCCTTTGAGCATGCCGGCCCTTCCCTTCCCGGCCTCTCACCGGGAGCCTGCTCCCTGCCTGCCCGCGTCGAGGAGGAGGCCTGGGATCTGGACGTCAAGCAAATTTCCCTGG ccccagaaACACTTGACTCTTCTGGAGATGTGTCCCCAGGACCAAGAAACAGCCCCAGCCTGCAACCCCCCCACCCTGGGAGCAGCACTCCCACTCTGGCCAGTGGAGGGATCTTAGGGCTGTCCCGGCAG AGTCATGCCCGAGCCCTGAGCGACCCCACTACACCTCTGTGA